Proteins from a genomic interval of Medicago truncatula cultivar Jemalong A17 chromosome 3, MtrunA17r5.0-ANR, whole genome shotgun sequence:
- the LOC11415391 gene encoding putative receptor protein kinase ZmPK1, with amino-acid sequence MSPSPSPIFLTFLIFLFHFQHTSSFTLSVENPEQNIILSPKKTFTAGFYPVGQNAYSFAIWFTQKHKNLNNTTIVWMANRDQPVNGKRSTLSLLKTGNLVLTDAAQSIVWSTETTSTKPLELLLHETGNLVLQEQSRNGSRKNNILWQSFDFPTDTLLPDQTLTRFTNLVSSRSQTNYSSGFYKLFFDNDNILRLLYQGPRVSSIYWPDPWTTSNGAAGSGTRSTYNSSRIASLDSFGSFSSSDDFVFNTADYGTFLQRRLTLDHDGNVRIYSRKDEEQGWFVSGQFRQQPCFIHGICGPNSTCSNDPLTGRKCSCLPGYVWINDQDSSQGCRPNFELSCSNKTHDELSFLALSHVDFYGYDYGFYTNKTYKECETLCAQLCDCAGFQYTFTAEYGGVYWCYPKIQLLNGHRSQSFLGSFYLKLPKSSGFVDEIRIQQNSSGMVCERNGVVKLDREYMKKKENGSLKFMLWFACGLGGLELLGFFMVWFFLFRSSRNSDENHEYVLAATGFRKFSYSELKQATKGFSQEIGRGAGGTVYKGVLSDNRVAAIKRLHEANEGESESEFLAEVSIIGRLNHMNLIGMWGYCAEGKHRLLVYEYMEKGTLADNLSSNELDWGKRYNIAMGTAKGLAYLHEECLEWILHCDIKPQNILVDSDYQPKVADFGLSKLLNRDDLDNSNFSRIRGTRGYMAPEWVFNMQITSKVDVYSYGVVVLEMITGKSPTTGIQIKDKEELCHERLVTWVREKRRKGVEVGCWVAQIVDPKLGSNYDVKKMETLANVALDCVQEDKDVRPTMSQVVERLLRDDHDY; translated from the coding sequence ATGTCCCCTTCACCATCACCAATCTTCTTAACTTTTCTCATCTTTCTCTTCCATTTTCAACACACCTCATCCTTCACCCTCTCAGTAGAAAACcctgaacaaaacatcatactCTCCCCCAAAAAAACCTTCACAGCAGGTTTCTACCCTGTAGGACAAAATGCTTATTCCTTTGCCATATGGTTCacccaaaaacacaaaaatctcAACAACACTACCATTGTTTGGATGGCAAATCGTGACCAACCAGTTAATGGAAAACGCTCAACACTTTCCCTTCTCAAAACTGGAAACCTCGTCTTAACAGATGCAGCTCAGTCCATTGTTTGGTCCACTGAAACCACCTCAACAAAACCACTTGAACTACTATTACATGAAACAGGTAACCTTGTTCTTCAAGAACAAAGCAGAAATGGttcaagaaaaaacaatattctATGGCAAAGTTTTGACTTCCCAACAGATACACTTTTACCTGACCAAACCCTAACGAGGTTCACGAACCTCGTTTCATCAAGAAGTCAGACGAACTATTCGTCTGGCTTCTACaaactattttttgacaatGATAACATTCTTCGTCTTTTATATCAAGGACCGAGAGTATCTAGCATTTATTGGCCAGATCCTTGGACTACAAGCAATGGTGCAGCTGGTAGTGGTACAAGAAGTACTTACAATAGTAGTAGAATCGCGTCGTTGGATTCGTTTGGTAGTTTTAGTTCTTctgatgattttgtttttaatactGCTGATTATGGAACTTTTTTGCAACGTAGACTTACACTTGATCATGATGGTAACGTTCGCAtttatagtagaaaagatgagGAACAGGGTTGGTTTGTTTCGGGTCAATTTCGTCAACAACCTTGTTTTATTCATGGAATTTGTGGGCCTAATAGTACTTGTAGTAATGATCCATTGACTGGTAGAAAGTGTTCTTGTCTACCTGGTTATGTTTGGATTAATGATCAAGATAGTTCTCAAGGTTGTAGACCCAATTTTGAACTTTCTTGCAGTAACAAGACTCATGATGAGTTAAGTTTTTTGGCTTTGTCTCATGTTGATTTTTATGGATATGATTACGGATTTTATACGAATAAAACTTACAAAGAATGTGAGACTTTGTGTGCACAATTGTGTGATTGTGCAGGATTTCAGTATACTTTTACAGCTGAATATGGTGGTGTCTATTGGTGTTATCCGAAAATTCAGTTACTTAATGGCCATCGTTCGCAGAGTTTTCTTGGATCATTCTACTTGAAATTGCCGAAAAGTAGTGGTTTTGTTGATGAGATTAGGATTCAACAAAATAGCAGTGGAATGGTTTGTGAGAGGAATGGAGTGGTAAAGCTTGACAGAGAATacatgaagaagaaagaaaatggtTCATTGAAGTTCATGCTTTGGTTTGCTTGTGGATTAGGAGGATTAGAGCTTTTGGGATTTTTTATGGTTTGGTTTTTCTTGTTTAGGAGCAGCAGAAATTCTGATGAGAATCATGAGTATGTTCTAGCAGCAACAGGGTTTAGGAAATTCAGTTACTCTGAATTGAAACAAGCTACAAAAGGTTTTAGTCAAGAGATCGGAAGAGGTGCTGGAGGAACTGTGTATAAGGGTGTTTTATCTGACAATCGAGTTGCTGCGATAAAGCGTTTGCATGAAGCGAATGAAGGAGAGAGTGAGAGTGAGTTTCTTGCCGAAGTTAGCATCATTGGAAGGCTTAACCACATGAATTTGATTGGTATGTGGGGTTATTGTGCTGAGGGAAAGCATAGATTGTTGGTTTATGAGTACATGGAAAAGGGTACTTTAGCTGATAATCTCTCATCAAATGAACTTGATTGGGGTAAGAGGTATAACATTGCTATGGGAACTGCAAAGGGACTTGCGTATTTACACGAAGAATGTTTGGAGTGGATTTTGCATTGCGATATAAAACCGCAAAACATACTTGTTGACTCCGATTACCAACCGAAGGTAGCTGATTTTGGTCTGTCCAAGCTATTGAATAGGGATGACCTTGATAATTCAAATTTCTCGAGGATTCGAGGGACAAGAGGTTACATGGCACCTGAATGGGTTTTCAACATGCAAATCACTTCTAAAGTGGACGTTTATAGCTATGGAGTCGTTGTGTTGGAGATGATTACCGGAAAGAGTCCAACAACAGGTATCCAAATCAAAGACAAAGAAGAGTTGTGTCATGAGAGGTTGGTAACATGGGTTagggaaaaaagaagaaaaggagtAGAAGTTGGTTGTTGGGTGGCACAAATTGTAGACCCAAAATTGGGATCAAATTATGATGTAAAGAAGATGGAGACATTGGCAAATGTTGCTTTGGATTGTGTACAAGAAGATAAAGATGTTAGACCTACCATGAGTCAAGTTGTTGAGAGGCTATTAAGGGATGACCATGATTATTGA
- the LOC11426116 gene encoding putative receptor protein kinase ZmPK1, producing the protein MILMIHSPIFFTIFILLFHFQHSLSFSLSVERHENDIIVSPKGTFTAGFYPVGENAYSFAIWFTQKHKNLSNPTVVWMANRDQPVNGKRSTLSLLKTGNLILTDAGQFNVWSTNTNSSKKLELFLCDTGNLILREHNTIVSNFLWQSFDSPTDTLLPDQSFTRYMQLISSKSKNDYSSGFYKLLFNYDNLLCLIYDGPQVSRVYWPVPWLLSWQSGRSTYNSSKVAILSPLGEFSSSDNFTITTSDYGTLLQRRLSLDHDGNVRVYSRKHGQEKWSVSAQFRIGSCNIQGICGPNGVCSYNFRSGRKCSCLPGYIRIDNQDWFQGCKPSFQLSCDNKTSSNTRFQHLPHVKFYGYDYGTYANYTYKQCKHLCMRLCECIGFEYTYRKQSGTYSCHPKTKFLNGFHSPHFQKSIFLLLPKNNIDFSHENIVKDDSLVCSQNAPKQLVRLYVKGKDNRSVKFMLWFASGLGGIEFFCFFMVWCFLLKNRKHSSEGNHNYVLAAAATGFTKFTYSELKHATKNFSQEIGKGACGTVYKGVLSDNRVAAIKRLHEANQGESESEFLAEVSIIGRLNHMNLIGMWGYCAEGKHRLLVYECMENGTLADNLSSNKLDWSKRYNIAMGTAKGLAYLHEECLEWILHCDIKPQNILVDSDYQPKVADFGLSKLLNRDDFDHSKFSRIRGTRGYMAPEWVFNMEITSKVDVYSYGVVVLEMITGKSPTTGIQIKDKEELCHERLVTWVREKRRKGLEVGCWVEQIVDPKLGSNYDVKKMETLADVALDCVKEEKDVRPTMSQVVERLLRDEHN; encoded by the coding sequence ATGATTCTAATGATTCATTCACCAATCTTCTTTACAATTTTCATTTTGCTCTTCCATTTTCAACATTCATTATCATTTTCCCTCTCAGTGGAGAGACATGAAAATGACATTATAGTCTCACCCAAAGGCACATTCACCGCGGGTTTTTATCCCGTAGGTGAAAATGCTTATTCATTCGCCATATGGTTcactcaaaaacacaaaaacctTTCCAATCCTACCGTTGTTTGGATGGCTAATCGTGACCAACCTGTTAACGGAAAACGCTCAACACTTTCCCTTCTCAAAACTGGCAACCTCATTTTAACCGACGCAGGACAGTTCAACGTTTGGTCCACAAACACTAACTCATCCAAAAAACTTGAGTTGTTTTTGTGCGACACAGGAAATCTCATTCTTCGAGAACACAACACTATTGTTTCCAATTTCTTGTGGCAGAGTTTTGATTCCCCAACAGATACTCTCCTTCCTGATCAAAGTTTCACAAGGTACATGCAACTCATTTCCTCAAAAAGCAAGAATGACTATTCATCTGGCTTCTACAAGCTTTTATTCAACTACGACAATCTTCTCTGTCTTATCTACGATGGACCTCAAGTTTCAAGAGTTTACTGGCCAGTTCCATGGCTCCTCAGTTGGCAATCTGGTAGATCCACCTACAACAGTAGCAAGGTTGCAATACTAAGTCCTTTAGGGGAATTCAGCTCTTCTGATAACTTCACTATAACAACTAGTGACTATGGGACACTACTCCAACGAAGGTTGTCCCTTGATCATGATGGTAACGTTCGTGTTTATAGCCGAAAACATGGACAAGAGAAGTGGTCGGTATCAGCGCAATTTCGTATAGGTTCTTGTAATATTCAGGGGATTTGTGGACCCAATGGCGTTTGCAGTTATAATTTCCGTAGTGGTAGAAAGTGTTCGTGCCTTCCAGGTTATATCAGGATCGATAATCAAGACTGGTTCCAAGGGTGCAAACCAAGCTTCCAACTTTCATGTGACAACAAGACAAGTTCAAATACTCGCTTCCAACACTTACCCCATGTCAAATTTTATGGATATGATTATGGTACTTACGCAAATTATACCTATAAACAATGTAAGCATTTGTGCATGCGACTGTGTGAGTGTATCGGATTTGAATACACATATCGGAAGCAAAGTGGTACTTATAGTTGTCACCCAAAGACAAAGTTTTTAAATGGGTTTCATTCACCACATttccaaaaatcaattttcttgcTATTGCCGAAAAACAATATTGATTTTTCCCACGAGAACATTGTCAAGGATGATAGCTTGGTTTGTTCACAAAATGCACCAAAACAACTAGTAAGATTATATGTCAAAGGCAAAGACAATCGATCAGTGAAGTTCATGCTTTGGTTTGCAAGTGGCTTGGGAGGAATTGAGTTCTTCTGCTTCTTTATGGTATGGTGTTTCTTATTAAAGAACAGGAAGCATTCTAGTGAAGGAAATCACAACTATGTTCTTGCAGCAGCAGCAACAGGATTTACGAAATTCACCTACTCTGAACTAAAACATGCAACAAAGAATTTCAGTCAAGAGATTGGAAAGGGTGCTTGTGGAACTGTGTATAAGGGTGTTTTATCTGATAATCGAGTTGCTGCGATAAAGCGTTTGCATGAAGCGAATCAAGGAGAGAGTGAGAGTGAGTTTCTTGCTGAAGTAAGCATCATTGGAAGGCTTAACCACATGAACTTAATTGGTATGTGGGGCTATTGTGCTGAGGGAAAACATAGATTGTTGGTTTACGAGTGCATGGAAAACGGTACTTTAGCCGATAATCTTTCATCAAATAAACTTGATTGGAGTAAAAGGTATAACATTGCTATGGGAACTGCAAAGGGCCTTGCTTATTTACACGAAGAATGTTTGGAGTGGATTTTGCATTGTGATATAAAGCCGCAAAACATACTTGTTGACTCTGATTACCAACCGAAGGTAGCGGATTTTGGTTTGTCCAAGCTATTAAATAGGGACGACTTTGATCATTCAAAATTCTCGAGGATTCGAGGGACAAGAGGTTACATGGCACCTGAGTGGGTTTTCAACATGGAAATCACTTCAAAAGTGGATGTTTATAGCTATGGAGTCGTTGTGTTGGAGATGATTACCGGAAAGAGTCCAACAACAGGTATCCAAATCAAAGACAAAGAAGAGTTGTGTCATGAGAGGTTGGTAACATGGGTTAgggagaaaagaagaaaaggattagaagttggttgttgggttgagcaaattgttgaccCTAAATTGGGATCAAATTATGATGTAAAGAAGATGGAGACTTTGGCAGATGTTGCTTTGGATTGTGTAAAGGAAGAGAAAGATGTTAGACCCACCATGAGTCAAGTTGTTGAGAGGCTATTAAGGGATGAGCATAATTAA